ttcaaaaataaattaataaatttttaaattaaatagtaaatttttttaaaaaagtaaaaaaaaaaattcttaaaaaaattcaaaaataaagaaataaaattaattaataaaaattaaaaataataaaaaataataaaagtaaataaattcaACAAATGTTATTGGAAACTATGAAAATATAAGAAGGTAGCACTTTGGTGGTGATTTCATATGTGACAGTTCCAATATACTTATAAGCTCTCAACATATTGTTGGTTCGTTGGTGGTGATTTCCTATATAACACCTTTGATGGTGATGAGTTTGAAGGATGATATGTCAAAATAGTTACTATTAATATATTGGAAATCGCtgcatataaaaaataatttgaaaattttcagtTGCGTATGTTAACTTTAGGGCTTTATTTACTTTAGGCCTGGGATTTCGGGTATTCGGATCGGTTCCGGGTAAGATCCATTCGGGTCCGGATATTCGgttatttataaattgtatCCAATGAGTACTTGGAacagtttggttcggtttcggttcggtttccggtcggttccgggtcggttccgggtattaaattattaaaccgaaactaatatttttatttattttctattttctatttttatttttaattttttttaaaaaaagtttaatccAAATCGGGTATATATGTATAGTTTGAAAGTAGTTACAACGAAATAGAAGTGGTGCAGTGGTAAAAGTTGATGTACTTTCAACTTTCCCACCCAGGTTCGAAACCCATGAGGCGCAAAtccatattttttaaacattatttcGGTTTAAATGGGTACCCGATCGGATCCGGATaaaaacccgaaccgacccgatACCCGTGGATATTCATAAACATTACCCATCGGTTAAATATGCCTTATCCGAAACCGGTCCATTTCGGGTCGGATCCGGTTCGGTATTCGGATCCGGTTAAAAAGTACCAGGCCTAATTTACTTATtttggttttctaatttttattttttttaatttataattaaattttagtttattaatttttgagtttttaaaatgtattttaatttttaaaatatcaaatttattaatttttattaataaatttagattttgatcatttagtttaaaaaaatatatttaaaattttattcatttattttcatttttttttaaattttatctctttttcatttatttctgatttttaaaattaattttgtttttcattatattaaatgtttttatttttttattaattaaaaaaactgacATCTTATACCTTTTTACCCACGGATGAACAGTACCAGTCACATTTTTGTTTGGCAAAGAAGTAAGTTAGTTTCAAAGTTTAATGTGTTAGTATAATTGGTTTGAGGGTTTGAAGTATGAGTTTTTGAGCACCAAGATTTAAAGTGCTACCTTTTTTACACTTTCATGGTTTAAAATGCCATTTTTCCGCATAAATGATATATGGGACATTtgctaaaaccaacccaaatattcaagtcaaatgtaaaagtataccccactttcagtcaaatgcaaaatcaACCTAAATGAGTAGTGAAAGTACTATTtaacccttatgaccaaacaaaaaacagaaatgtattttacgtttctatcctttggaagtctacacgtaataaaagaagtctacatatatatagacttcctacgaagtctactttatatacttgttttgtagtctacactctaatttgatctaataatttaattttaaaaatgtataaaaataattattgtgatatttttaactaatcatcaatataatggataatatgaagtaaataaattaaaatttcatataatcgaacaattttgaagaatatatactaatttggttatcatgtgttagactatgttcatagtttacaaacaaaaggttctaacatgttatgtcttttagtagttgatttcaaagggttagattttagattttgttttttttttgttttattaacttaaatctgcatattaatgtttagtagtttatattttgtataaatgagactttttgattatcaagcaaaacatttagggtttgagatttgtggtttagggtttcgtagacctacaataaagtctatttatctgaagacgtctttttcagtctatatttttcaatttgttttacaaaaaatcattatatttaaactaagttaagttTCTTAcgaataaaaaagtgaaatcatatactataactattaaaaaataaaaaaataaatttaataaatcatatattaaaattattaaaataataaagaataaacaacaataattaaattattatagtagacttccaaaaaggtctactatgttaaggtaagatctactccaaaattttaattttagtagacttcaaacgaagtctacagtatcgtaaattttaacctagttacatttttgtctccctatataaacaaaatttatacaatctctctctaaagtggctgcacaagtttttaaaactctctcccttctctctaaaactttctctcttctctctaaaattctctcaattgtttctaaatctctctcattatcttctttctctctaaaattttctcaagtctttctcacaatattatcttgtcattttagatattatgattcatggttttcatcttctcctttaaaaaatgtaagttttagatctatagattttaaatgtgtatttttatgtttatttctcacaatattatctttttttggtaggtattatcactcatggatttcatcatctcctctaaaaatgtaagttttagattaatagatttaaaatatgtatttacatgtttatattcaaataaatttatagatcaagctctctacattaatttgctactagtttaccttataaattctattatgtaaagtattttcagatttaaaattattttcacatttcaaaatatataaattttttcagatctgaaaattattagacagtgtagacttctaaagaagtttattaaagcttgcagacttcatatgaagtttactaaaccacaaagtttaagcagacttcattggaagtctacaaaaatatgactttaattttttttctatgttttttaataattttatcttattttgcaggtattttcttccatagttgttttcttctcctcctagaaatgtaaggtttacatctatagatttaaaatatgtgttctagtatttatattcaaataaagttacatattaaaattcatattaatatgtctttaatttataactattttgtctattaaatcatatttttaaaagttttttagatttaaacttatttcatatttttaatgtatttattttccagatctattttttttttatagagtagacttcatttgaaatctacttaaaacttacggctggtagacttcaaatgaagtctactacCCTTGacttttaagcatatttcattagaagtttactcaaatatgattttagtttttatcttatttttcataattttattttattttgcaggtattctcttccaatgttttcaaatcatcttcccaaaaatgtaagctttccatatattcattataagatattttgtgttaataatgaactaaatttatagattcatacattatctttttgctttgttacaaggatgacaaaaaaccatttttgaaatattttccagaacaaagtattttcaaattttctaaatgcacacttttagatatgaaaattttccattagtgtagacttcaactaaagtctactaaacaataactttacgtagacttaataaaaagtctactaaaatatgattttattttttatcttatgtttttctcataactctatcttattttgcaggtactttttccaagactttatttgaagcatcaagattatgaaaaatcaaacatactcaagaatactttttaatatattgctctgtaataactttcataataaaatattaatttttaaataattttttaatgcataatctataaacattgtattcatttttagttgttttcacttgtatgatattattaattttttgttagatatcaattttttcacaagatctaaccaaccaaacaagtaaaaccaccataagctaaaataataactaacacacatgtgagaagaagaaaatctatacaaaattttcccaaaaatttttaagaataacactaatcaaaacaatttgcaataagtatcaagtgtataattataacacattaaattgtgaaattcatccaagaccattaaaattttactaacatacactgtaaaataactaaatcatgaaaaaatatgatgaataatacacaaatacacttttaatagaatttacgacgtagacttcaactgcagtctacatttgtagatttacaaaaacgtctacacttattatctaacatatagtcaatccaaaaaaatttagtGTATTTGGCGCAgacttgatacacaaaggcgtacaaagtgtgtcttagataactcgatcaagttccgtacttgtcgattattcgtgacaggcataagaggagtattttcctattcggagtcatttgttttaaatgatgtttggtaagaaataggttagcaccatcttctcaattttgttgtccagatcataattttcttgtgtcatttcaagaagtttaCCATGTGTACAGCCATCATGCATAATGAacattcttcaacctttccgattcttcatccttttcgaatattttgtcatctaaaatgtctttggcccatgcttcacactcgctctaagtttccaaccacatccttgaacacgacacttagccacatacagagttttcgttgtcttatatgctgagaatgtaaatttatattccacagtcaccgacttcagctttgaaacaagctcagccttactagcaaaactataaacgaagacttacaaatacgtctacaattattagctaacaacattgtcaaatcaaatgaattataccttcataattataaaaaaaattcttttcaaaatcactcaaacccattaggattaactaacacacactgtcaaacaaaaaatctagaaaaaatttaatgaataatacacaaattcacatttttatagatttttctatgcaaacttaatattcagtctctgaagatgtagacgttcttttcagtttacagacgtagactgtcaaataggtctactctttgggttggtttttgcaattgaccattttacgggttgctttctatagttgaataaaagttgtgattttgtacatgtagactttcTTTTCggtctacaatttaaaaatgttactttttgtaattgaccagaattcatccaagatttgactttcagaactagacttcatatgcagtctacatgtttgaatttttttgaaagaggttagttttgcaattgaccaagtttgacttcaaatcagtagattgaaatgaacgtctacgggtgtgtagacttcttgtgaagtctactctcaaatccgacgggttggttttgcatttgaccaaaataaaaaagtagactttatacgcagtctacattttttttttaagataagaagactgcatatgaagtctacaatttaataaatttttgattgctttttaaactttttggtcaaacacaaaactaacctattccacgaagtcaaagttttggtcaaatgcaaaactgaccttTTATAGACTTCGGTGGCAGTCTACATTCTGTAGAGttccgttgaagtctattttgaaaagtcaaaagttcggtcaaatgaaaaactaacctcttttaggtaaacgtcttagtaagtctaccgaaagttttatttttgttgtcaaaggtaaagacggagactactggggaagtctgcgttagaaaaaaaatttgtctggtcaattgcaaaactaacccgtgcgttgacaaatagactgcatcgtaagtctccacggaggcgtagacatacaaaacagtctaccgtcgcgacacagatctgaaaaagaacgaaaaccatgtaaatagttaccttttcatgtgtaaagctcgtttccaaccttttcaaccgtccaaactccaaatatgagcaaaaagaagcatctttaacgattcactaatgaaaaaactcgaaaatatgaagtttgtgattatgaaaatgatagttatgagagttttttagatggaaatgtagaggaaatgagaggaaatgaagttttttgggttagaatgagaaaaaaagtggttgaaaattgaattctagagctttagagctcaaaaatggtggttcatggtggttggaaaaattgatgatgatggcatttttgtaaataagaagaaatggttagggtgtatttggttttttgttaatttcgaaattaataaaaaaacaaataaaaatggtaattttgtgaataattcaaaaacataaggatagtatggaaattttattgatgaatagtatgaacaaaaaaaagggattggttttggatttgacttgaaaatatgggttgtttttgaaaaacacccatgatatatgaactatgaatagtaatTTGTAAAGATggcttagataacacatctgcacatccatttccatttacagtcctttttgatgcttaatttcaatttcttcagagcagttattccacaaagagatgtatgagatattgttttgatattcagatttgtttcttgactgttaagaagattgataactgtaaaaatgtctctttCGAATataatatgtctataaccgagtccccaacatgagacaagtttgtttaaaaagtaaataatttcatttttcttatattatatagtaaatatatattatttactgataataaaaatataattattcatctatcacaaatatctatgcaaatatgtgaatcaaatacaacaatcaaacagcataatgatttccacaaagaaaattttaaaaatatatttatgtcatgtaattttattttatattatttaaataatgtaatacaatattatacattatcttttagaattaaaaaatacatataatatcttatccgcgcgtagcgcggttaaaaaatctagtaactATAGTTGTAGACTTGTAGTGCATATAAAAAtgctttttaaatatattttttgttttgattttatgacagatttttattagaaataaaAGATGTGTTGTCgttatagttttaaaacataagatattttcttttaaaaaatacagaAGACATTTATTTATCCATATCTTCGATATTTTGATGTGTGAACCTAATTCATTTCTTATATACGACCAAGAAGCAAAAAAAACGCATCTCCTTCAACTTTTCTTCATCGAAACATCTAATGGAGTCATCTTCTTCCCTCCTTCATCACTCTTACCTCACTTACTTTAATCCTCGAAAACTTGGAAAACCTTCCTTTTCTTATCCATTAATGCCGAAGTTGCGAACTCGCAAACCAACTCGCATTTGTTCTAGCAAGATGTACGTTCCCGGTATGTCATATCATTTGtaagaaaatgtgtttttatccATATATTGTATTATTCTCTATATAGATTACTGTGTAATTCGTTGCCCAAAACAAAAGATTACTGTGTACTTTTTATTAAAGTGTTGTTTTGTAATTGAGTTAGGCTTTGGAGAAGCTTCACCAGAGGCTAAGGCAGCGAAGCATCTTCATGACTTTTTTACTTACGTTGCAGTGAGGATAGTGTCTGCTCAGCTTGAGGTcaatttaattcaaaattcGCATTTAACTTACAgtgtttaagaaaattgttttgTGACTAATAAATAATGACAGAGTTATAACCCTGAGGCGTATTTAGAGTTAAGAGAGTTCTTAGACACAAACTCAGTAAGTGACGGCGATAAGTTCTGCGCTGCTCTCATGCGTCGCTCTTCGCGTCACATGAACTTAGGTACCAAATAAAACCACCTGTTATACATTAGTAAATAAAttgattacaatattttttgttaaataattagtcattttatatatccatatgcttagtatatatttatatatttcatacatttatataataaactaatcaaattcTGTTGTCGTCTCATGATCAATGCAAGCCCTTCGAATTTTAGAGGTAAGCTAAGCTTTTCTTTTCTCCtttaatacattttcaaaacTACACTTCACATATCTCAAGGTTTTGTATTTACGGTTTTGAACCTTTTTGTTACCGTTAACGTAGGTACGGTCTGCTTATTGTAAAAACGATTTCGAATGGGACAATTTACAGCGCCTCGCGTTCAAGGTTATCACTCCTCACCAtaatctctctatatatatacaagtgACTGAATATGAAGTATGTAAATGTAACATAAGCATCTCGTGTTTGTGAAAAATGCAGAATGTGGATAGATCCAACACAAAACTCATGCGTGAATACGTCTTAGAGACTAGCCATGTCGAAACTGATACGGATAAGTGAAAGCTCTCAAGTCTCCCGAGGATACACACATGAAACCAATTTgtacatacacatacatatataccATTGCGCTTGTGTTAATCATAGAGTTTTAATCCTAAACCTTTTcttgaaaataacaaaactaatcaagaatCAGGATCGATTACATGGATACTAGGAGAGGCATGGATTTGTCccgaaccaaaataaaattaagcaTAGTATTCAATGTTCTCTAACCTGTAGACATACTTAACCACAATGCCTCCACTTAAATGAATACTTTTCTTTCAACCATCTAATGTAAATCAATCTCAATCACAAAATGTTTGTCTAAATCATATTGCATTCACTTGACTTACCGCTACGTTTTGCAAGTGGAAGTTTGCAACAGAGTCTAAAGCTTTTCCGCTCTCCTCTTCCTGCAAGAGGTACCTATGTAAAAAATCAAGACAAAAAAACAGTAGAGGTTATGATTATATGATTCATGTTAACCATTAGATATACAAGAATGAACATACCTAGCACAAAACCACATAAGAATAGGTTCTTAAACAGGAAATATACAAGGTGAAGTAGCCCAATAGCAGTTCTTTTGTGATAGAAGGTTTAATAGAGCTTCCATGGCGTTGCTACCGGAAGAAGAATCACTGCATAAACAAGAATCGTTGAGTTAACGCCTTGAACAAGATTGATAATAGCGTACATGAAGCGCATTGATTAAAAAAGCTTCTTACTCTGACGGACTCATAAGGGTTTGTTCCTCTTCTGGTAGTAATACATTCTCGCTGAATGAAGTTGAATTGCTCTGTGTACCACCGCCCTCATCTTCACCAAATCTTGATGTGAGATGAGAAGTTTGCGAGGAACCATTGCATGAATTCAGGGATGGGGCTAAGTGTAGCAAATGTCTGCATCGACGACCTATTCCTAATCTTCTTTTGAGATCCAAAAGGTTGTTGATAGGATGTTACCGCCTTATGAATAATAACGCATTGTTAGATTAAAAAAAGTTGTTTAAAAGATTAGTGTATGGAACTGCATACCTCATAAGCGACAATATTCTCAAGCAATGACGCAGAATCATCCCAAGTAATGTGATAAAGCTCTAAAGTAGCAGGACTAAGCCacatccctagcttctccataGTAATAATAAAAGTTTCACCACATTTCCAAATTTATTGATAGTagctatttttttgtttgtaaatttCCCCTATTAATTTTAGTAGCAATATTTGGTGATAAAATATAGTACTAATTACACCT
The nucleotide sequence above comes from Brassica napus cultivar Da-Ae chromosome A9, Da-Ae, whole genome shotgun sequence. Encoded proteins:
- the BNAA09G20510D gene encoding chaperonin-like RBCX protein 1, chloroplastic isoform X2, with translation MESSSSLLHHSYLTYFNPRKLGKPSFSYPLMPKLRTRKPTRICSSKMYVPGFGEASPEAKAAKHLHDFFTYVAVRIVSAQLESYNPEAYLELREFLDTNSVSDGDKFCAALMRRSSRHMNLEVRSAYCKNDFEWDNLQRLAFKNVDRSNTKLMREYVLETSHVETDTDK
- the BNAA09G20510D gene encoding chaperonin-like RBCX protein 1, chloroplastic isoform X1, with protein sequence MESSSSLLHHSYLTYFNPRKLGKPSFSYPLMPKLRTRKPTRICSSKMYVPGFGEASPEAKAAKHLHDFFTYVAVRIVSAQLESYNPEAYLELREFLDTNSVSDGDKFCAALMRRSSRHMNLALRILEVRSAYCKNDFEWDNLQRLAFKNVDRSNTKLMREYVLETSHVETDTDK